The nucleotide sequence AGTTTTTCTGAAAAGAAAAAAGATAAAAATTGCTATTTATTTTATATTTTTTATTTTATACACTATATTATGTACTTAAGTAAATCCCGATTTTTAAATTTAATTTAAAGAAAAAATTCCTAATGACTTTAAACTCTATATAAGTTTTTGAAATAAGTGGGGATAGCGGCAAGGAAGCCGTGATAATAAATAAAAGTAATGTTAACTATGGGACTAGACAATCAAAGTATGTTTTCAGGAATGTTACATTTCTTAACCCGCGTCGACTTTATTGATTTATGTCTAGGTACTGAATGTGCCAACTAAAAACCTTGTCAAGAGTTCCTTCTCAAGGTAGAAGCAAGAGAGTTTTTTAAAGATTAGATTATAAATAGTTCAAGTAAAAATCATTCTAAAAAACAGGATTTTTACGGTAATTTACTTTAAAAAAAGGATTGAAAAACTATGAGTATTCAAGAAAGAGCAGAAGCAGCCGGAAAAAATTTAGAAGGTAAAGCTCAAGAAGCTGTAGGTCATGTAACCGGCGACCCCAAAGATAAAGCCGAAGGCAAAGCTAAACAAGGCGAAGCGCAAACCCGTCAAGCGGTTGAAGATGTCAAGGACGAAGCGAAGAAACTAATCGACTAATCTTTCTCTGTTTTGGGTAAAACTTTTTTTAGATAGCCAGGGTATAAGCGCAATTTTTTAGCTCTTATACCCTATATTTTTTAAGTTTGATTTGGCTTTTTTAGATTTTTTAAGCTGATAAAGCTCTACCTAAAGATAGTGTTAGAAAGAAAAAACCTCTTTTAATCTATTTATTATGAGAATTCATTAAAACAATTAATAATAATTAAGGAGCAAGTATATGTTACTACGGTGGGCGATCGCTTTTCTCATTATTGCCTTAATCGCTGCGTTCTTTGGCTTTGGAGGTATTGCCGCCAGTGCGGCCGGAATTGCTAAAATACTCTTCTTTGTCTTCTTGATCATCTTTGCAATTACTCTGGTGGCCAGTCTTATGCAAGGACGGAGCATTTAATCAAATTCAAGA is from Gloeothece verrucosa PCC 7822 and encodes:
- a CDS encoding DUF1328 domain-containing protein — protein: MLLRWAIAFLIIALIAAFFGFGGIAASAAGIAKILFFVFLIIFAITLVASLMQGRSI
- a CDS encoding CsbD family protein, with protein sequence MSIQERAEAAGKNLEGKAQEAVGHVTGDPKDKAEGKAKQGEAQTRQAVEDVKDEAKKLID